From the genome of Streptomyces sp. NBC_01341, one region includes:
- the cydD gene encoding thiol reductant ABC exporter subunit CydD, which yields MKPIDPRLLRYARPTRFFLVAVVALGLVGAALVIAQAMLVADVVVGGFEDGLTTAGLRTPLLLLAVVALGRAFVAWLTELAAYRASAAAKSELRGRLMDRATELGPDWLGGQRTGSLVALATRGVDALDDYFSRYLPQLGLAVVVPMAVLARIVTEDWVSAAIIVVTLPLIPLFMVLIGWATQSRMDRQWRLLSRLSGHFLDVVAGLPTLKVFGRAKAQAESIRTITSQYRTATLKTLRIAFLSSFALELLATLSVALVAVTIGMRLVHGELDLYTGLVVLILAPEAYLPIRQVGAQYHAAAEGLSAAEEIFAVLETESAVGGTQDVPRSLRLELEEVTVRHPGRAEPSLDAASLVVEPGETVALVGPSGVGKSTLLSVVLGFTDPDEGSVKVGGTDLRSLSAERWREQIAWVPQRPHLFAGTIAENVRLARPDADDDAVTAALRDAGAYDFVEALPDGRETLLGEDGSGLSAGQRQRLALARAFLADRPLLLLDEPTASLDGGTEAGIVDAVRRLAAGRTVLLVVHRPALLSVADRVVSLTPRRAPIGKEPGPDGLSSAASAPAGPPAGADTGRPGEPALLKDTAPTAGGRVLARVREAAGSQYGKLGLAALLGSLAVGSSVGLMAVSGWLISRASEQPPVLYLMVAVTATRAFGIGRAVFRYAERLVSHDAVLRMLAELRVAVYRGLERVAPAGLRTTRRGDLLSRLVADVDTLQDYWLRWLLPVGTALAVGAAAVGFTGWLLPGAGAVLAVGLLLAGVGVPWLSGACARRAEHQLAPARAALAVRVADLLGGTAELAVAGALPGRRRQVRGADALLTRIASRAATATALGGGLSALICGLTVVASAVVALPAVRDGRLAGVELAVVVLTPLAAFEAVTGLPLAVQYRRRVERSAERVFEVLDAPVPVDEPAEAAEAPATPYPLVVRGLSARYEGAQRDALDSVGLTLLPGKRVAVVGPSGSGKTTLAQVLLRFLGAREGTYSLGGVEATALDGDTVRSFVGLCAQDAHVFDSSIRENLRLARPGATDGQLRDALAGARLLDWAGSLPDGLDTLVGEHGARLSGGQRQRLALARALLADFPVLVLDEPAEHLDLETADALTADLLAATEGRTTVLITHRLAGLDEVDEVLVLDAGRVVQQGTYAALAAQDGPLRRMIEREQRPVGGGPERARTQEAVSVPR from the coding sequence GTGAAACCGATCGACCCTCGCCTACTCCGCTACGCCCGCCCCACCCGCTTCTTCCTGGTGGCCGTGGTGGCACTCGGACTGGTGGGAGCGGCACTGGTGATCGCCCAGGCCATGCTCGTGGCCGACGTGGTGGTGGGCGGCTTCGAGGACGGGCTGACCACGGCCGGGCTCCGGACGCCGCTGCTCCTGCTGGCCGTGGTCGCGCTCGGGCGGGCGTTCGTGGCCTGGCTGACCGAACTGGCCGCCTACCGGGCGAGCGCCGCGGCCAAGTCGGAACTGCGGGGCCGGCTCATGGACCGGGCGACGGAACTGGGCCCGGACTGGCTGGGCGGGCAGCGGACCGGCTCGCTGGTGGCGCTTGCCACTCGTGGAGTCGATGCCCTCGACGACTACTTCTCGCGCTATCTCCCGCAACTCGGGCTGGCAGTCGTGGTGCCGATGGCGGTTCTGGCCAGGATCGTCACCGAGGACTGGGTCTCGGCGGCGATCATCGTGGTGACGCTGCCGCTCATTCCGCTCTTCATGGTTCTCATCGGCTGGGCCACGCAGTCCCGCATGGACCGTCAGTGGCGGCTGCTGTCCAGGCTCTCCGGACACTTCCTCGACGTGGTCGCCGGACTGCCGACGCTGAAGGTCTTCGGCCGAGCCAAGGCGCAGGCCGAGTCGATCCGCACGATCACCTCGCAGTACCGCACCGCGACGCTGAAGACCCTTCGGATCGCGTTCCTCTCCTCCTTCGCCCTGGAACTGCTGGCCACCCTGTCCGTCGCGCTGGTCGCGGTGACGATCGGGATGCGGCTCGTCCACGGGGAGCTCGACCTCTACACGGGGCTGGTCGTCCTCATCCTGGCGCCGGAGGCATACCTGCCGATCCGGCAGGTGGGCGCGCAGTACCACGCGGCAGCGGAGGGGCTCTCGGCGGCGGAAGAGATCTTCGCGGTGCTGGAGACGGAGTCCGCGGTCGGTGGCACGCAGGACGTCCCGCGGTCGCTGCGGCTGGAGCTGGAGGAGGTGACGGTACGGCACCCGGGCCGCGCCGAGCCCTCGCTGGACGCCGCGTCACTCGTCGTCGAGCCCGGGGAGACGGTCGCACTGGTCGGCCCCAGCGGCGTCGGCAAGTCCACGCTCCTCAGCGTCGTGCTCGGCTTCACGGACCCCGACGAGGGCTCGGTGAAGGTCGGCGGAACCGACCTCCGTTCCCTCTCCGCAGAGCGCTGGCGCGAACAGATCGCCTGGGTTCCGCAGCGGCCGCACCTGTTCGCCGGGACGATCGCCGAGAACGTAAGGCTTGCCCGCCCGGACGCGGACGACGACGCGGTCACAGCGGCGTTGCGCGATGCGGGGGCGTACGACTTCGTCGAAGCTCTGCCCGACGGCCGGGAGACGCTGCTGGGCGAGGACGGTTCCGGACTCTCGGCGGGCCAGCGGCAACGCCTGGCCCTGGCCCGGGCGTTCCTCGCCGACCGGCCGCTGCTGCTGCTCGACGAGCCGACGGCGAGCCTGGACGGCGGTACCGAGGCGGGCATCGTCGACGCGGTACGGAGGCTGGCGGCGGGCCGCACCGTGCTGCTGGTCGTCCACCGTCCGGCGCTGCTCTCGGTCGCGGACCGTGTGGTGTCACTGACCCCGAGGCGGGCACCGATCGGCAAGGAACCGGGTCCGGACGGCCTGTCGTCCGCGGCCTCCGCCCCCGCCGGTCCGCCGGCCGGGGCGGACACGGGGCGGCCGGGGGAGCCTGCCCTGCTGAAGGACACGGCCCCGACGGCCGGCGGCCGGGTGCTCGCCAGGGTGCGCGAGGCAGCCGGTTCCCAGTACGGGAAGCTCGGCCTGGCGGCGCTGCTGGGCAGCCTTGCCGTGGGGTCGTCGGTGGGACTCATGGCCGTCTCCGGATGGCTGATCTCCCGCGCCTCCGAGCAGCCCCCGGTGCTCTATCTGATGGTCGCTGTCACCGCGACCCGGGCGTTCGGCATCGGCCGTGCCGTCTTCCGCTACGCCGAGCGGCTGGTCTCGCACGACGCCGTTCTCAGGATGCTCGCGGAACTGCGGGTCGCCGTGTACCGCGGACTCGAGCGCGTCGCGCCCGCCGGCCTGCGGACGACCAGGCGGGGAGACCTGCTGTCCCGCCTCGTCGCCGACGTGGACACGTTGCAGGACTACTGGCTCCGCTGGCTGCTGCCGGTGGGTACCGCGCTCGCGGTCGGGGCCGCTGCCGTCGGGTTCACCGGCTGGCTGCTGCCCGGGGCGGGTGCCGTCCTAGCGGTGGGGCTGCTCCTTGCCGGCGTCGGCGTGCCGTGGCTGAGCGGTGCGTGCGCCAGGCGGGCCGAGCACCAGTTGGCGCCCGCACGGGCCGCGCTGGCCGTCCGGGTCGCCGACCTGCTCGGCGGGACGGCGGAACTGGCTGTCGCGGGCGCGCTGCCCGGCCGCAGGCGACAGGTGCGTGGGGCCGACGCGCTGCTCACCCGGATCGCCTCGCGGGCCGCGACCGCGACCGCGCTCGGCGGCGGACTGTCCGCGCTGATCTGCGGACTGACCGTCGTGGCGTCGGCGGTCGTGGCGCTGCCCGCGGTCCGGGACGGGCGCCTTGCGGGGGTCGAGCTCGCCGTCGTCGTCCTCACCCCGCTCGCCGCCTTCGAGGCGGTGACCGGGCTGCCGCTCGCCGTGCAGTACCGCCGACGTGTCGAGCGGAGTGCGGAGCGCGTCTTCGAGGTGCTCGACGCTCCCGTGCCGGTCGACGAGCCGGCCGAAGCCGCGGAGGCGCCCGCGACCCCCTACCCGCTGGTGGTCCGGGGGTTGTCGGCCCGCTACGAGGGTGCGCAGCGCGATGCCCTGGATTCGGTCGGCCTGACGCTGCTCCCGGGCAAGCGGGTGGCCGTCGTGGGGCCGTCCGGTTCCGGGAAGACGACGCTCGCTCAGGTACTGCTCCGCTTCCTGGGCGCCAGGGAGGGGACGTACAGCCTCGGCGGGGTCGAGGCGACGGCCCTGGACGGCGACACGGTGCGTTCCTTCGTCGGGCTGTGCGCGCAGGACGCCCATGTCTTCGACAGCTCCATCCGCGAGAACCTGCGGCTCGCCCGCCCCGGGGCGACGGACGGTCAGCTGCGGGACGCGCTCGCCGGGGCCCGGCTGCTGGACTGGGCCGGGTCGCTCCCCGACGGCCTCGACACACTGGTGGGAGAACACGGTGCGCGCCTGTCGGGGGGCCAGCGGCAACGGCTTGCCCTGGCCCGTGCCCTGCTCGCGGACTTCCCCGTACTCGTGCTCGACGAGCCCGCCGAGCACCTCGACCTGGAGACGGCGGACGCGCTGACGGCGGATCTGCTGGCGGCGACCGAGGGCCGCACGACCG